A window of Pan paniscus chromosome 16, NHGRI_mPanPan1-v2.0_pri, whole genome shotgun sequence genomic DNA:
AGCAAGAACACAAGGCCTGGAGCAAGCCCAGAGGAGGCCCGGGAAGGGTAAAGGAAGCAGGCTGGCCTCTCATCCCCAGTCAGCCACCTCACACCAGCCCTTCAGTAGCAGGGGTTCTCACCCACAGTTCTCGGCCTTTGCCATGCCCAGGACTCTGGCTGGGCCTTGGCAGGAAGTCCTCATGCCCCACAGGGAACTCCCACCCAGAGTTCACCCAAGCAGAGCCCTGTGCGAGCCTTACCCCTGTGGGGCAGGTCCACTCAGAAAGGCAGGACTGGCCCACACCTCTTGGGGCCACCCACAGAACTCCCCAGTTCTCCTTTGTCCTTCTGCCTGATGCTTCTGTAGCTCCTGGCACAGTAGCAGTTGCCTCCCCTCCTCTGCCCCACTCTGCCTCACCCCTTGCCCCAGGGAGCCTGGAGTTGATTCTGCTGGCTCCTGAACTGCCGTGGGTGAGGGGGTCCCAGCAGAGATGGCTTCAAGTGTGGCTGCCTGGGGTCTCCTGAGCATGCCCAGATCCTGCTTTAACACAGGAAGCATCTCCACGGGAGTGATGAACACCTAATGAGTCTGATGGAATGCAAGACACCACATGGTTCAGCTGTTTATTGTCTCCATGGGGTGGGTGAAGAGGAGTGGCCCAGCTGAGCTGAGGAAGGTGACCACTGAGAACCCATTCTACCTGCTCAGCAGGCTAGGCAGAAAGGAGCAGGACTTCGGACAGACGACTGAAGATGCAGAGACCCCATGGGCCCCACCCCTGGGCCTTCCTCCCATGTGGCTGCAGGCCATCCTCTCTGATCACTGCTGGGTTGCTTCCTGGTTAAAGGGCCAGAAGGTGAAGGAGATGGGCTTTTCAGGCATCAGAATGAGGTTGAATGTGGTGCCCACATCGCTGAGGTGTTGGATTTCAACTCTGAAGTTCTCCAGCATCTGAGAAAGGCAGATGGTAGGTttaggggagggcaggggaggatcTGTCTCCCTAGCCAGGCCCATTCACCCATAGGCAGTGCCTGTGGAGTGTGATTTGAGGTCCAAGGAGTTCACTACCAGCTCCTGGTGTAACCCTGCACAGTGCCTGATAATGCACCCTTAGTGCTGCATTCCCTTGATTTAGGCCTAGACCTTAACTCGTCTACAAACCTCAGTCCTATCCCATCCCATCACCACCATGGGGAATGGATGGCCAGGGGCATCAGTGGGTGATAAGTGGTTGAGCCCGAAAGAGGGGGCAGCAGAGAATTGTGGGAGAGAGCGAGAGCAAGTAACTGGAGGTAGATGCGCCCCAGCACTGACATCCTCGGGCTCTGGACAGAGATAGGAGGAGGAAGGTTGGTGCCTTCATTAGGGCCAGGGCCAGCCCAGGGTGCCTAGATGTCCCCAGCTTGACTCACATTGATGAGGAAGATGGTCATCTCTAGCTCAGCGATCCGCCGTCCCAGACACTGCCGCACACCCCAGCCAAAGCCCAAGTTCCGGAAGTAGGTGACGTTCTTGTCTTTGCTCAGCCATCGGGTTGGGTCAAAATTTTCCGGGTCGAAGAAGAAGGTGGGCTCTCGGCCCAAAGCATAGATGGCCACTTGCACCAGTGTCTGGAGCAAGGTGATCAGAGGCCTGAGTAAGCCCCACTTCCCCACAGCCCTGAGCACAAAACCCCCTTCCCTAGTCCCCTGCCCTCTCACCACCACTCCCACTCCCCAGCATGGCTGCCCAGCTCTCCAGGGCAGGACATTCTGCCCACTGTGCAGCCTTGAACAAGGCCCCGCCCCTCTGTGATCCTTACCCACCAAATGGGGATGGCTGAAGACCCAAGGCCAGGATGATTGTCCCACCCTTTCCTCAGACCCAGGCAAATCATGAAATCTCCCTCCTAACCCTGGGTTCCAATAACATCCTAGAGGTCACCGCCCACCATGCCCACCACCTCTGCCCTTCACTCAGACTTAGACTGCTGCCATCAAGGGCCCCACCAGGGCCCCAGTGCCACCCTCTGTCTGCAATTCCAGCCTGCCCCAGCCCTCTCTGACTGGCAGAGCCTGCAGCCTGCTGGCTGCACCTACCTTGGCAGGAATCATGTAATCTCGAAGAACCAAGTCATTTACAAGATATCTCTGCAGGGTCACGGAGATGGGGTGAAGTCTGCAGGAGGAGGGCACTCAGAAGCTGATGGCCCCAAAGGCTGGACACAGCCGCCGGAGCCCCACACCCTGTGTGGCATCTCAGCCCTAGCTGCAGCAGCCTGGGGGGACCTGGGGGTAGGGCCCTGgctctatttctttctcctccAGACTTTTCACTTCCTGCTTCCAACCTCCTCCACCAGCCCATCCTCGTAACCCTTTCCCCGGGCActtccctggccctgcccaggaATTGGAGTTGGGGGCGGCATGGGTGGTTGTGGGCTTGCCTTAGTGTCTCCTTGATGCTGGCTTTGAGGAGGGGGACCAGCTGTAGCATCGTGGCCATGTCTCCCTGGGCCTGGCGCCGCGCAGCCAAGACCTCTGCCCGCAGCATATCCTGCACCTTCAGGTTGCGTGCCATCTCGTACAAGTGCCACTGCAGGGTCATGGACGTCTGGTGGGGAGTAGGGTATACAGAAGACCAGGAGGGCCTGTCACTCCGGGGCCCCTTGAGGTCCTTGACCCCATGCTAAATTTTCATTTCCAAGAACCTCTTTCTCCCCGACCCCCATCCCAGTCTCCAAGACCATCCTCTGCAAGAGCAAAACACATTCCATTGTCTAAAAGGCAAATGTCCAAGAAGCCTTTCTTGCCGGCCAGGCAGGAACATTCAGGGCAGCACTTGTCCCTGCCCTCGTCCCTCATGTCACCAAAAACCCACCCATGTCCACAGTGAGTAGAGTGTCAGCTACACAGCCAAGGCCTTCTTCCAAGGAATTCCAGAGGCCCTTAGAGGCCAAATCCTTCTGTAATGATTGCACTCCAGAATGACTGCCATTCCTTTTGAAATGCCTTCTTAAACAACCACCCCTCTTTCCAGTAGAACTTCCTAAAACCTTAGGCTTCACCTATAGCAACATGGCTTCAAGTAAGGCTCAAAGAAGCTGAAACCAGACCAGCCGGATGTTTCCTATCAGTGTTGCAGTTagggtgtggtgtgtgttgaAATTAATCAGCTAATCTCAACGTAAGCCAGAGGCTGTGACCACTAGCCCTTCGCCAGAGATCTGAGTGACCCTCATCAAACCCCACAGTCCCAGATTCCTCAATGATGACAAACCAGGCCCGTTTGGGACTCCAGCCTGGAGCAGCCCTCCCTCCTGGGGACTAGGACATGGGTTGTTGACACATTATCTTACCAAGGATCATATTTTTGTCCAACAGACTTAgacaccctcctccctcctcctggcaGGGGCAACAATGACAAGCTGTGaggtaacatttattaagcacatatTATATGGCAGGCAGGGTCCTAAGCTGTTTACATATGTTACCTCGTTTAATACTCACAAACAACCCTCTAAGGTATGTTACCATCATCCCCCTTTTTCAGATGCGGAAACTGAAACAACACACAGCTCCTTCTCAGCTTAAAATCCTTGCCTggctccccagagcctccagatgaAATACAGAGGctcaggcctgagccacagggcCCCTCAACACCTGCCTGCTGCTCCCCagtcccccactccccacctctcTCCAACACACACCTAATGCTCCAGCTACATGGAGTGGCACACAGCCCCTGAAGCCCAGAAGTCTTCCCCAAGCTAGGTCCTCTTCCTGGAATTCCCTTCCCCGCCTAAGAAGCAAGGATGTGCTCCCTCTGCAAGACTCTAATCaaatgtgtgtattcatctcagtACTGCCAAGGCCTGCCATAGAGATGTACTTGGGATTTAATAAGGTGGTTAACTatgttactagctgtgtgaccttgaccaagttatttaacctctctgtgctctactttcctcatctgaaaaagagGGATGATGGTAACATACCTTAGAGGGTTGtttgtgagtattaaatgaggtAACATATGTAAACAGCTTAGGACCCTGCCTGCCATATAgtatgtgcttaataaatgtgaCCTCACAGTAATCGTTTCTTTGGTGCCGGTGAGTGATTTTTGAAGATCTCTTCTACGTAATAGACAATGAACTATGTTTAAGGTATGCTCAAAGGCTCCATTTGCAGCCTGTCTCAGGGATGGAAACTCCTTCATCAGAGTGTAACACAGATATAATACCTGGGAATGAAAGTGATTCACCCAGGGGGCTTGACATGTGCTTCTCCCTAGTCCTGAAATGctattccttctctctcctcctggcAACAGCCTGCAAGACACGCACGTTGAATTTTAGCTCCTCTGTGGAGCCTTCTCCATGTCCTTCACAGCCACATTAGCCACTCCCCACCTCTCAGCTTTGTCAGTGGCGGGTGCTTGCCTCTGTCACTGCAGTGTGCTATTCCTCTGTTCACATTGCTGCCTCCCTGTTATAGGCTGAGCTGTATACCCCCTCCCAAAATTAAtctgctgaagtcctaaccctcagaacctcagaatgtgactatatttggagatagaacctttaaagattttaaagtaaaatgaagtCCTTGAGGAGGATCCTCATCCAGTTCTGACTAGTGTCCTCATGAGGAGAGACAATtctgacacagacacagagggaagcccatgtgagacagagggagaagacggccatctacaagccaaggaaagaggcctTAGAATgcaccaaccctgccaacaccttgaccttgaacttccagcctccggaactgtgagaaaatcaatgtttgttgtttaaatcGCCCAGTCaatggcattttgttacagcgGCCCTAGCAAACCAGTACACCCCTCCCCTCTGAGCCACGTGAGGACATTTGAGGTCTACTgtattctttttgagatggagtctcacactaccacctgggctggagtgcagtggtgcgatctcggctcaccacaatctctgcctcacgggttcaagcgattctcctgcctcagcctcctgagtagctgggattgcaggtgcccaccaccaggcccagctaattttttgtatttttagtagagatggggtttcactatgttggccaggctggtctcgaacttctgacctcatgatccgcccacctccgcctcccaaagtgctgggattgcaggcatgagccactgcgcccggccaggactgATCATTCTTAATATCTAAAGAAAGAAGTTTCTAGCGTGCCATGCTGCTATGGAAAGAGCACTGGGGATGCCTCTGGGCGTTGGGGGCACCATAGGGTACTGAGGTCtggaaaggggaggaggaaggacaaCAAAAAGACCATGGACGGCAGAGCCCACAGCaaatgcctcggcctcccaatgtttCCGGGCTCCTGCCTGCTTCCCTGGATTTGAATGTGTTCTCCACCAGGAGCTGGGGGCATTGTCCTCCATCAGCAGGGCtctgacagagcaagcctccagaGGGGACCTCCTCCTGTGGAGACTCCACGTGGAACCTGGacctcaccaccatgcccggccactccTCTCTCACAGGCAAAGAAAAATGGCTGATCAGCCTCAAATCATGCCCTGGGTGACTTGACTTTGACCCCACCATCTTAGGAGATTAGCGCTTTGGAAATGGAGGCAAGGAGGAAGACATATCCTACATGAGTAGGAACGCCTTGAACAACAGGGTTTCAGACAACGAGGGGCCTGGTGGGGAAGGGGCACGTGGGCACAGGGGGCAACAAGGTGCCGCCCCTACAGCCACCTCACCGTGTCCACCCCTCCTGCCAGCATCTCCGTGACGTTGGCCTTGATGTCCTCGAAGGAcatcttgctgtctcccaggagTCTGTAGAGGATGCCACGGTAATCGTGGTGAACACTTCCTTTCTGTCTCAATTCCCAGTAGAAGTTCTGGGTGTATATGTCAGCtgtggggaaggaggaaagaaaaaagagtgaggTTCCCTGCAGGCAGGTGGGAAGGAGGGCAGTCTGTGGTGAAAGGTGGCACCAAGGGCCTGGGGATTCCCGAGCCCTGTGCTTCTTAGGCTGCCGTTTTACTGAGCACGTACTCTGTACTAAGCCCTTCATATCTGTTTTTTCATCAAATTCTTGGGGTATGTgacatcatccccattttacagataacagAGGTGCAGAGACatagtcacttgcccaaggtcacgtgGGTGTAAGGGGCAGAGGTGGGATTTGACTCTGCCATACCCTGACCAGCCTTCTCCACCCAACCTTCCCCATCTCTCCCACCCAAGTCCCTGTCATCCAGCACAGCTGTGGCTCAGACTCCCCTTTGCCCTCTGGGGAGCATGAGCTCCTTTGAAGAAGATCACAGATGTCTTTGCTCCtctttttccagaaaaatctaataatccccAACAGCCAGCCTTCTATCCGCCATTTCCAGGGGTCCCAGGGCCTTCCTGACACCCACGCCTGCCCGCCACAGTGTGGGTTTCCTACAGGTCAAGTCAGCACCCATTGACATAGCGTGGGACAAAGGAGCCGGCTGAGGCCTGGGGCTCCGAGGAGGAGAGCACAGCCAGAGAAGCCCTCACCTTTACTGAAAATCACGTCCCATGCAGCCACATGGTCCTTCCAGGTCTTGGTTCTGAACAGACGGAACAGGTCTGGGGGAAGGTTGAGCATGGGGACGCTGGTGTGGAACATCTGGTAGATGGCATCAATGAATCGCTGGGCCTCGGGGTTCACTACTTCTTCCAGCATCCCCTGGCGCTCCCCAAAAATGACGTTAGTGATGGCTGCAGGGACAGGAAGAGGCTGAGGAGCCATTTCTGATGGGGCCTCTGAGAGCCACAACTCCCACGGactcctccaccctcacctccctcAGCACAAAGGATCTCTTGCCCCTACTCTTAGCCTCCTTCAGTAAATAAATTGAGGCCTGAGTCCCCAAGGGCTAAGATGCAAGGCTGAGAAAGCTGACCTCTGGCAACCACACAGGTCCTACAGAGGGGCATGTGGAGGACCTGAAAGGTGGGAAGCAGGGTCTCCAGCAGAGCTGAGAGAGGGCCTAGCCCAGGATGCAA
This region includes:
- the CYP11A1 gene encoding cholesterol side-chain cleavage enzyme, mitochondrial isoform X1 — its product is MLAKGLPPRSVLVKGCQTFLSAPREGLGRLRVPTGEGAGISTRSPRPFNEIPSPGDNGWLNLYHFWREMGTHKVHLHHVQNFQKYGPIYREKLGNVESVYVIDPEDVALLFKSEGPNPERFLIPPWVAYHQYYQRPIGVLLKKSAAWKKDRVALNQEVMAPEATKNFLPLLDAVSRDFVSVLHRRIKKAGSGNYSGDISDDLFRFAFESITNVIFGERQGMLEEVVNPEAQRFIDAIYQMFHTSVPMLNLPPDLFRLFRTKTWKDHVAAWDVIFSKADIYTQNFYWELRQKGSVHHDYRGILYRLLGDSKMSFEDIKANVTEMLAGGVDTTSMTLQWHLYEMARNLKVQDMLRAEVLAARRQAQGDMATMLQLVPLLKASIKETLRLHPISVTLQRYLVNDLVLRDYMIPAKTLVQVAIYALGREPTFFFDPENFDPTRWLSKDKNVTYFRNLGFGWGVRQCLGRRIAELEMTIFLINMLENFRVEIQHLSDVGTTFNLILMPEKPISFTFWPFNQEATQQ
- the CYP11A1 gene encoding cholesterol side-chain cleavage enzyme, mitochondrial isoform X3, which gives rise to MAPEATKNFLPLLDAVSRDFVSVLHRRIKKAGSGNYSGDISDDLFRFAFESITNVIFGERQGMLEEVVNPEAQRFIDAIYQMFHTSVPMLNLPPDLFRLFRTKTWKDHVAAWDVIFSKADIYTQNFYWELRQKGSVHHDYRGILYRLLGDSKMSFEDIKANVTEMLAGGVDTTSMTLQWHLYEMARNLKVQDMLRAEVLAARRQAQGDMATMLQLVPLLKASIKETLRLHPISVTLQRYLVNDLVLRDYMIPAKTLVQVAIYALGREPTFFFDPENFDPTRWLSKDKNVTYFRNLGFGWGVRQCLGRRIAELEMTIFLINMLENFRVEIQHLSDVGTTFNLILMPEKPISFTFWPFNQEATQQ
- the CYP11A1 gene encoding cholesterol side-chain cleavage enzyme, mitochondrial isoform X2 codes for the protein MRFSARPAALQHPLLASAGLCPRSLRSPELIRAHRTRQWRAKVTSARPDLSCPTSDLLPGLGWWEKLGNVESVYVIDPEDVALLFKSEGPNPERFLIPPWVAYHQYYQRPIGVLLKKSAAWKKDRVALNQEVMAPEATKNFLPLLDAVSRDFVSVLHRRIKKAGSGNYSGDISDDLFRFAFESITNVIFGERQGMLEEVVNPEAQRFIDAIYQMFHTSVPMLNLPPDLFRLFRTKTWKDHVAAWDVIFSKADIYTQNFYWELRQKGSVHHDYRGILYRLLGDSKMSFEDIKANVTEMLAGGVDTTSMTLQWHLYEMARNLKVQDMLRAEVLAARRQAQGDMATMLQLVPLLKASIKETLRLHPISVTLQRYLVNDLVLRDYMIPAKTLVQVAIYALGREPTFFFDPENFDPTRWLSKDKNVTYFRNLGFGWGVRQCLGRRIAELEMTIFLINMLENFRVEIQHLSDVGTTFNLILMPEKPISFTFWPFNQEATQQ